In the Pseudochaenichthys georgianus unplaced genomic scaffold, fPseGeo1.2 scaffold_570_arrow_ctg1, whole genome shotgun sequence genome, one interval contains:
- the LOC139433524 gene encoding tripartite motif-containing protein 16-like, producing MAQRGVQLERETFSCSICLDLLKDPVTTTCGHSYCMKCIKGFWDGEDEKEIHSCPQCRQSFTPRPVLLKNTMLAALVEELKKTGLPAAPADLCYAGADDVACDVCTGRKLRACKSCLQCVASYCDQHLQPHYDAAPLKKHKLVEPSKELQENICSRHDEVKKLFCRTDQQSICYICSVDEHKGHDTVSAATERTERQRELEGSRLNIQQRIQDGEKEVKRLQREVQAVNGSADKAVEDSEETFTELIRLVQKRSSDVKQQLRSQQEREVSGVRELQEKLEQEISELKRRDAELELLSHTEDHNQFLLSYPSLPAPLSEATHSSSTNIRPLSYFEDVTAALSALRDKLQDVLREEWTHVSSTEVDVLLSAAEPASRAGFFTCSQEITLDPNTADTQLLLSEGGRKATFMEQQQPYSSHSDRFTNYAQVLSRESLTGRCYWEVEWRGGTVRVAVAYKNISRAGGAFGNTDKSWALICSQNSYSFRYNRILTSVSGPLSSRVGVYLDHRAGVLSFYSVSETTTLLHRVQTTFTQPLHAGVWLYAWWSHS from the coding sequence ATGGCGCAGAGAGGAGTTCAGCTGGAGCGGGAAACTTTCTCTTGTTCCATCTGTCTGGATCTACTGAAGGATCCGGTGACCACTACCTGTGGACATAGCTACTGTATGAAGTGTATTAAAGGCTTCTGGGACGGAGAGGATGAGAAGGAGATCCACAGCTGCCCTCAGTGCAGGCAGAGCTTCACACCGAGGCCTGTGCTGCTGAAGAACACCATGCTAGCAGCTTTAGTGGAGGAGCTGAAGAAGACTGGACTCCCAGCTGCTCCTGCTGACCTCTGCTATGCTGGAGCTGACGACGTGGCCTGTGATGTCTGCACTGGGAGGAAGCTGAGAGCCTGTAAGTCCTGTCTGCAGTGTGTGGCCTCTTACTGTGACCAACACCTCCAGCCTCATTATGACGCAGCTCCATTAAAGAAACACAAGCTGGTGGAGCCCTCCAAGGAGCTCCAGGAGAACATCTGCTCTCGTCACGACGAGGTGAAGAAGCTGTTCTGCCGCACTGATCAGCAGAGCATCTGTTATATCTGCTCTGTGGACGAACACAAAGGCCACGACACGGTGTCAGCGGCAACAGAGAggactgagaggcagagagagctaGAGGGGAGTCGACTGAACATCCAGCAGAGGATCCAGGACGGAGAGAAGGAGGTGAAGCGGCTTCAGCGGGAGGTGCAGGCCGTCAATGGCTCTGCTGACAAAGCAGTGGAGGACAGCGAGGAGACGTTCACTGAGCTGATCCGTCTCGTGCAGAAGAGAAGCTCTGACGTGAAGCAGCAGCTCAGATCCCAGCAGGAGAGAGAAGTGAGTGGAGTCAGAGAGCTCCAGGAGAAGCTGGAGCAGGAGATCTCTGAGCTGAAgaggagagacgctgagctggagCTGCTGTCTCACACAGAGGACCACAACCAGTTCCTGCTCAGCTACCCCTCACTGCCAGCCCCCCTCAGTGAAGCTACACACTCCTCCAGCACCAACATCCGTCCTCTGAGCTACTTTGAGGACGTGACGGCGGCCCTGTCAGCACTCAGAGACAAACTACAGGACGTCCTGCGAGAGGAGTGGACACACGTCTCATCGACTGAAGTGGATGTTTTACTGTCAGCAGCAGAGCCCGCCTCCAGAGCTGGGTTCTTCACATGTTCACAGGAGATCACTCTGGATCCAAACACAGCAGACACACAGCTGTTATTATCTGAGGGGGGCAGAAAAGCAACATTCATGGAACAACAACAGCCTTATTCCAGTCACTCAGACAGATTCACTAATTATGCTCAGGTCCTGAGTAGAGAGAGTCTGACTGGACGTTGTTACTGGGAGGTGGAGTGGAGAGGGGGAACAGTTCGTGTTGCAGTCGCATACAAGAATATCAGCAGAGCAGGGGGTGCATTTGGAAACACTGACAAATCTTGGGCGTTAATTTGTAGCCAAAACAGTTATTCCTTTCGTTACAACAGAATCCTCACTTCCGTCTCAGGTCCTCTGTCCTCCAGAGTAGGAGTGTACCTGGATCACAGAGCAGGTGTTCTGTCCTTCTACAGCGTCTCTGAAACCACgactctcctccacagagtGCAGACCACGTTCACTCAGCCGCTGCATGCTGGGGTTTGGCTTTATGCATGGTGGAGCCACAGCtga